The Streptomyces armeniacus genomic interval CTGCCTCGGCGTCTGCCACCTGCGCTGTCTCCTTCTGCTTCCCCAGGCCGGGGCCGCCCGTGTGCGCGGCTCCGTGGCGCTTCGCGTCCGGTCATCCTCGCGGCACTCGATTGCGACGATGTAATGCGGTGCGCTCCACTGCGGTGCCCTGCGTGCTGCGAACTGCGTGCTGCGGTACGCGTGTTGTGTTGTACGGGTGCTGCGTGCTCTCGTCCGCCGCTCTACTGCGCGGCGGCGACCAGTTCGTCGATCGAATCGTGCCGTATGCGGTGGGCCGGGATGCCCGCGCCTCTCAGCGCGTCGACGGCGCTGCGGATCATCCCCGGCGGTCCGGACAGGTAGCCGTCGTACGCGCTCCATGGCCCGTACTGCCGTATCACATCCGGCAGTTGCCCCTCCAGTGGTGCGGAGCCGCCCGGCTGCCCGGGCCCGTAGCCGGGGCCGTGCAGCGGGACGTCCGAGACGACGGGCCGTACGGACAGCCACGGGTGCCGGTCGCCGAGCCGCAGCATGGTGTGCAGGTCGTACAGGTCGTGGTCGCTGCGGGCGCCGTAGAACACCTCGACGGGGCGGGACCGGCCGTGCTCCGCGACATCCTCGACGAGCGCCTTGATCGGCGCGATGCCGGTGCCGCCGCCGAGGCAGAGCAGCCCGGTGTCGGTGCTGTGGTCGACGGTCATCGAGCCGCTCGGCGGCCCGAGCCGCACCGTGTCGCCGGGGCGGGCGCGGTGCACCAGCGCGTTGGAGACCCAGCCCGCAGGCACGGCCTTGACGTGGAAGCTGAGCAGCCCGTCGGAGCGGGGCGCCGACGCAAACGAGTAGTGCCGCCACACGCGCGGCCACCACGGCGTCTCGATGCTGGTGTACTGGCCCGCGCGGAACGGGTACGGCTGGTCCGGGCGCACGGTCAGCACCGCGATGCCGGGGGTGCGCATCTCGTGCGCGACGATCTCGGCGTTCCACCAGGCGGGGGCGCGCTTCTCGTCCTCGGCCGCCGCGTCGATCATGATCTGCGAGATGGTGGTGTACACCCGTACCCACGCCGCCTCGGACTCGTCGCTCCAGGTCAGCGTGCAGTACTGGGTGAGCGCGGCGATCAGGCACTCGCCGACGGCGGGGTAGTGCTCGGGCTGCGTCCCGTACTTGCGGTGGCCGCGGCCCAGCCCGGACAGGTACTCGGTCAGCACGTCCGGGTCGTCGCTCAGCCGCGCGGCGGTCAGCAGCGCGCGGAAGATGCGGTCGCGCTGGGTGTCCATCGAGACGGGGAACAGCTCGCGCAGCTGCGGGTGCTGGACGAAGAGCAGGGCGTAGAAGTACGCGGTGGCGGAGTCGGCGACGGGCTCGATCTCCTCCAGATTGCGGCGGATGAGCGTGCTGTCGTCGGCCGGGCCGTACTCGGGGAGCGGGGTGCGGAGCTGCACCGGCTGGGTGGGCGGCGGGGCGGGCGCGTACGGGGTACGGGCGGACCGCTGTCGGCTTGAAAGCTTAGGGTTG includes:
- a CDS encoding globin domain-containing protein → KKKNKTNPKLSSRQRSARTPYAPAPPPTQPVQLRTPLPEYGPADDSTLIRRNLEEIEPVADSATAYFYALLFVQHPQLRELFPVSMDTQRDRIFRALLTAARLSDDPDVLTEYLSGLGRGHRKYGTQPEHYPAVGECLIAALTQYCTLTWSDESEAAWVRVYTTISQIMIDAAAEDEKRAPAWWNAEIVAHEMRTPGIAVLTVRPDQPYPFRAGQYTSIETPWWPRVWRHYSFASAPRSDGLLSFHVKAVPAGWVSNALVHRARPGDTVRLGPPSGSMTVDHSTDTGLLCLGGGTGIAPIKALVEDVAEHGRSRPVEVFYGARSDHDLYDLHTMLRLGDRHPWLSVRPVVSDVPLHGPGYGPGQPGGSAPLEGQLPDVIRQYGPWSAYDGYLSGPPGMIRSAVDALRGAGIPAHRIRHDSIDELVAAAQ